A part of Numenius arquata chromosome 2, bNumArq3.hap1.1, whole genome shotgun sequence genomic DNA contains:
- the NENF gene encoding neudesin encodes MAGGAARLLLAALLGALPAAAERELRFRPPAEAPVRLFTEPELARYDGQQEGQPIYLAVKGVVFDVTSGKEFYGKGAPYNALVGKDSTRGVAKMSLDPADLTHDITGLTEEELKSLDDIFNNVYKAKYPIVGYTSRRILNEDGSPNLDFKPEDQPHFNIKDEF; translated from the exons AtggcgggcggcgcggcccggctgCTGCTGGCCGCCCTGCTGGGCGCCCTGCCGGCCGCGGCCGAGCGGGAGCTGCGCTTCAGGCCGCCGGCCGAGGCCCCCGTCCGGCTCTTCACCGAGCCCGAGCTGGCCAGATACGACGGGCAGCAG GAAGGACAGCCCATTTACCTGGCGGTGAAGGGAGTAGTATTTGATGTCACTTCTGGAAAAG aATTTTATGGGAAAGGAGCCCCATACAATGctttggttggaaaagactcaACAAGAGGAGTTGCAAAGATGTCTCTGGATCCAGCAGATCTTACACATGACATA ACAGGACTCACAGAAGAGGAGCTGAAGTCCCTGGATGATATCTTCAATAATGTTTATAAGGCCAAATACCCAATTGTTGGCTATACTTCTCGAAGAATTCTGAATGAGGATGGCAGCCCCAATCTAGACTTTAAACCTGAAGATCAGCCACACTTCAACATTAAAGATGAGTTTTGA